A portion of the Burkholderia sp. GAS332 genome contains these proteins:
- a CDS encoding D-amino-acid dehydrogenase, with protein MTTMKFDTVVLGAGIVGVCIAVHLQKRGRQVALVDRKQPGNETSFGNAGLIQREGVYPYAFPRDIGTLLRYARNQSPDVRYHADAMLKTAPFLWQYWRNSHPAKHAAIAKSYATLIEHCVDEHRALASAAGASALLRHTGWIKVYRTCKVQDAETRLAELWNREYGVEFESLDAGRLQQTEPHLDKTLLGGLRYTASDSVSDPNALVTAYAKYFEALGGRFFLGDADSLREGWTVDTQAGPITASSAVVALGPWSDRVSSRLGYRLPLAVKRGYHMHYAPQAAARLTHPVLDVEKGYLLAPMAKGIRLTTGVEIAHCDAPKTPTQLAAVEPIARTLFPLGERLDNKAWMGRRPCTPDMMPIIGPAKNHKDLWFAFGHAHHGLTLGPITGRLIAEMMTHEETLVDTRPFRVERF; from the coding sequence ATGACCACCATGAAATTCGACACCGTCGTACTCGGCGCGGGCATTGTCGGTGTGTGTATTGCCGTGCACCTTCAGAAGCGCGGCCGCCAGGTCGCACTGGTCGACCGCAAGCAGCCCGGCAACGAAACTTCGTTCGGTAATGCCGGGTTGATTCAACGCGAAGGGGTCTATCCCTATGCGTTTCCCCGCGACATCGGCACCTTGCTTCGGTACGCGCGCAACCAGTCGCCGGACGTTCGCTACCATGCCGACGCCATGCTCAAGACGGCGCCATTCCTGTGGCAATACTGGCGCAATTCCCATCCGGCAAAACACGCTGCTATCGCGAAGTCGTACGCGACGCTGATCGAGCATTGCGTGGATGAGCACCGCGCGCTGGCGAGCGCGGCCGGCGCGAGCGCGTTATTGCGCCACACCGGCTGGATCAAGGTGTATCGCACGTGCAAGGTACAAGACGCGGAAACCCGGCTCGCTGAACTATGGAATCGGGAATATGGCGTCGAGTTCGAATCGCTGGACGCAGGCCGCCTGCAACAGACGGAGCCCCATCTCGACAAGACCTTGCTGGGCGGTTTGCGCTATACGGCATCCGATTCGGTGAGCGACCCCAATGCGCTCGTCACCGCCTACGCGAAGTATTTCGAAGCGCTGGGCGGACGGTTCTTCCTCGGCGACGCCGACTCGCTCCGTGAGGGTTGGACGGTCGACACGCAAGCGGGGCCGATCACCGCTTCATCGGCGGTGGTTGCACTGGGACCGTGGTCGGACCGGGTGAGTTCGCGGCTCGGCTATCGCTTGCCGCTCGCGGTCAAACGCGGGTACCACATGCACTATGCGCCTCAGGCGGCAGCCCGTCTGACTCATCCGGTACTAGACGTCGAGAAGGGCTACCTGCTCGCGCCCATGGCAAAGGGTATCCGCTTGACCACGGGTGTGGAAATCGCGCACTGCGATGCCCCCAAAACACCCACGCAGCTCGCCGCGGTCGAACCCATTGCGCGCACGTTGTTTCCATTGGGCGAGCGCCTCGACAACAAAGCGTGGATGGGACGGCGCCCCTGCACACCCGACATGATGCCGATCATCGGGCCGGCGAAAAATCACAAGGATTTGTGGTTCGCGTTCGGCCACGCGCATCACGGACTCACACTAGGCCCGATCACGGGCCGGCTGATCGCCGAGATGATGACCCACGAGGAGACGCTTGTGGACACGCGGCCGTTCCGAGTGGAGCGGTTCTAG
- a CDS encoding Enamine deaminase RidA, house cleaning of reactive enamine intermediates, YjgF/YER057c/UK114 family — translation MAPAFQLSKTMSNEIKRLQTNARMSRVVIANGVVHLAGQVPDTANVPVAEQTKEVLAHIDTLLESAGVDRTRLLSANIWLSDPKHFADFNAVWDAWVPAGHAPTRACVQALLMKPGCDVEVAVTALLA, via the coding sequence GTGGCGCCGGCATTTCAATTATCTAAAACCATGTCAAACGAAATCAAACGTCTGCAAACGAATGCGCGCATGAGCCGGGTGGTAATCGCCAACGGCGTTGTTCATCTGGCAGGCCAGGTACCCGACACGGCAAACGTACCCGTCGCCGAACAAACGAAAGAAGTCCTGGCGCACATCGACACCTTGCTCGAATCGGCCGGCGTCGATCGTACGCGTCTCCTTTCGGCGAACATCTGGCTAAGCGACCCCAAGCATTTCGCGGACTTCAACGCCGTGTGGGATGCATGGGTGCCGGCAGGTCATGCCCCAACCCGCGCGTGCGTGCAGGCCTTACTGATGAAGCCGGGTTGCGATGTCGAAGTCGCGGTGACAGCGCTTCTGGCATAA
- a CDS encoding transcriptional regulator, XRE family with cupin sensor — protein sequence MVKALLEEPGAETHEAPPTLDHKLVGGHLRQARKARGLTLAELSARSGIAVSTISKAERGDIALTYDKFAALAHSLELEFDAIFGRRRKPSAGPMKPSFTAAGKQHVYDTPNYEYGMLANNLTGKRMVPMRAHIHARAMSDFPEYIRHSGEEFVFLLSGKLELRFESGKTFKLMPGDSLYFDSSVGHVYLSLGNEDAEVLVCCVDTDEHRPIDAI from the coding sequence ATGGTCAAAGCATTATTGGAAGAACCGGGCGCGGAGACTCACGAGGCACCACCCACGCTCGACCACAAGTTGGTGGGCGGTCATTTGCGGCAGGCACGCAAGGCGCGCGGGCTGACGTTGGCGGAGCTGTCGGCGCGCTCGGGTATTGCGGTGTCGACGATCTCCAAGGCGGAGCGCGGCGATATCGCGCTGACCTACGACAAGTTTGCGGCGCTCGCGCACTCGCTGGAACTGGAGTTCGACGCGATCTTCGGGCGGCGGCGCAAACCTTCAGCCGGTCCGATGAAGCCGTCGTTTACAGCCGCCGGCAAGCAGCATGTCTACGACACGCCGAACTATGAATACGGCATGCTGGCCAACAACCTGACCGGCAAGCGGATGGTGCCGATGCGGGCGCACATCCACGCCCGTGCCATGTCGGATTTTCCCGAGTACATCCGGCATTCAGGCGAAGAGTTTGTCTTCCTGTTGAGCGGCAAGCTGGAATTGCGCTTCGAAAGCGGCAAGACGTTCAAATTGATGCCTGGCGACAGTTTGTACTTTGACAGCTCGGTCGGGCATGTCTATTTGAGCCTCGGCAACGAGGATGCAGAGGTGCTGGTGTGCTGTGTTGATACCGATGAACATCGGCCGATTGACGCCATCTGA
- a CDS encoding DNA-binding transcriptional regulator, LysR family: MSSLQQRLKLRHISVVLEIARCGNLQKAAEALTVSHSAISKALAEVEAIAGAQLFERTSSGMRPTILGEALVRHGYLIASDVQRAEAELDALRVGDMGTLSIGVFFPLNWWEVLADCVAEFRTRSPRIRLNVREDAMETLLERLDQDLVDIVIGRLASGFGGDQYLQEPLRDDHPLFVARQGHPLTQKPVSLEDLLGFPWVLPEQPNIIRQQLEFAVRDMGLRFGADVMSSQVSPLTFRLASKSDTLVLASQCIAEELHALYRLQPVLCELPLHLGPLVAVMRSDKPLSRAASTFLQLLKGAMNVRHFAQG, translated from the coding sequence ATGAGCTCCTTGCAACAGCGTCTGAAGCTTCGCCATATATCGGTGGTACTCGAAATAGCGCGATGCGGGAATCTGCAGAAGGCGGCAGAGGCGCTCACGGTGAGCCACTCGGCGATATCGAAGGCACTCGCGGAAGTTGAAGCAATCGCGGGCGCGCAACTGTTCGAGCGCACATCATCTGGAATGCGGCCCACGATTCTTGGGGAAGCCCTTGTGCGCCATGGCTATCTGATCGCCAGCGACGTGCAACGGGCCGAAGCGGAACTCGACGCGCTGCGCGTCGGCGACATGGGAACATTGTCGATTGGCGTATTCTTCCCGCTTAACTGGTGGGAAGTTCTCGCCGATTGCGTCGCGGAGTTCCGGACAAGATCGCCCAGGATACGCCTGAACGTCCGCGAGGACGCGATGGAAACCCTTCTTGAGCGCCTGGACCAGGATCTTGTTGATATTGTCATCGGGCGCCTCGCAAGTGGCTTTGGCGGCGATCAGTACTTGCAAGAGCCGCTTCGCGATGACCATCCGCTATTTGTCGCCCGGCAGGGACATCCGCTCACGCAGAAACCGGTCTCGCTCGAAGACCTATTGGGCTTCCCATGGGTCTTACCTGAACAACCCAATATCATCAGACAGCAACTGGAGTTCGCGGTTCGCGACATGGGCCTGCGCTTTGGAGCGGATGTCATGTCCTCGCAGGTTTCGCCTTTGACATTTCGGCTCGCAAGCAAGAGCGATACGCTCGTGCTTGCATCGCAGTGCATTGCGGAAGAGTTGCACGCCCTGTATCGACTGCAACCCGTGCTCTGTGAGTTGCCACTTCATCTCGGCCCGCTCGTCGCTGTCATGCGTAGCGACAAGCCGCTCAGCAGGGCTGCGTCCACGTTCTTACAGCTGTTGAAAGGCGCGATGAACGTTCGCCATTTCGCACAAGGATGA
- a CDS encoding para-nitrobenzyl esterase (manually curated) yields MTKTTITHCTQGVLKGVLDDGVHTFFDIPYAADAGRFSPALPPSAWPGERDCTRPGPVFPQSPSRLDFVMGPTSRGAEMSEDAFRLNVFTPALSGKLPVIFWIHGGGFLTGGGSLRCYFGDQLARSGRAIVVTMNYRLGLLGNLFMKGISRGNLAVRDLEMALQWVKSNIESFGGDPGSIMLAGQSAGAWFTQLLAAMKSTSTLVKGGIMLSYPGLPPMTPEAAQTMAEQSCAMAGIDPSGDALRTMPVERILELQTVMLRAQSAFAEVPVLFQTVCDGEVPANPGAQVCENFAGKPLMIGWTREEMGSFLASNPAMIGVTEEQALKKYSEEFGEQGKSLYMRALKRRLNGRPYTTLVDLGSDKLFRLPAVRFATEMESAGSNVFTYQFDFQSPLAEVGAGHCFELPFVFGNFEDWVDAPMLEGIDLTAARSLSACIQAYVLNFVESGDPNGAHLPDWPAYDHLQERRTMRFADVIETVASDTERGAY; encoded by the coding sequence ATGACGAAGACAACCATCACACATTGCACACAAGGCGTTCTCAAGGGCGTGCTGGACGACGGGGTCCACACATTCTTCGATATTCCCTATGCTGCCGACGCGGGTCGGTTTTCCCCTGCGCTTCCGCCCTCCGCATGGCCGGGCGAACGCGACTGTACACGGCCAGGACCTGTCTTTCCGCAGTCGCCAAGCCGCCTCGACTTTGTGATGGGCCCAACGAGCAGAGGCGCGGAAATGTCGGAGGACGCCTTTCGCCTCAACGTCTTCACGCCCGCACTTTCCGGCAAACTCCCCGTCATCTTCTGGATTCACGGGGGTGGCTTCCTGACGGGGGGCGGCTCGCTGCGGTGCTACTTCGGCGACCAGCTCGCGAGAAGCGGGCGAGCCATCGTGGTAACCATGAACTATCGGCTTGGTTTGCTCGGAAATCTCTTCATGAAGGGGATTTCGCGAGGCAACCTCGCCGTTCGCGATCTCGAGATGGCATTGCAGTGGGTCAAATCGAATATCGAAAGTTTTGGTGGCGATCCGGGATCGATCATGCTGGCCGGACAATCGGCGGGTGCCTGGTTCACGCAGTTGCTCGCTGCGATGAAGTCAACGAGTACGCTGGTCAAAGGCGGCATCATGCTCAGCTATCCGGGTCTACCACCCATGACGCCTGAAGCCGCTCAGACGATGGCCGAGCAATCTTGTGCGATGGCGGGAATAGACCCGTCCGGCGACGCGTTGCGGACGATGCCCGTGGAACGCATACTGGAATTGCAGACCGTGATGTTGCGCGCGCAAAGCGCGTTTGCCGAGGTACCCGTGCTGTTCCAGACCGTGTGCGATGGCGAGGTTCCGGCAAACCCGGGCGCACAAGTTTGCGAGAATTTTGCCGGCAAGCCGCTGATGATTGGCTGGACCCGGGAGGAAATGGGCAGCTTCCTCGCGAGTAACCCCGCAATGATTGGCGTCACGGAAGAGCAAGCCCTGAAGAAATATAGCGAAGAATTCGGCGAGCAAGGTAAGTCGCTGTACATGCGGGCACTCAAACGTCGGCTCAATGGCCGGCCTTACACAACACTCGTCGATCTGGGTTCGGACAAACTGTTCAGGCTTCCGGCAGTCAGGTTCGCCACTGAGATGGAATCGGCAGGCAGCAACGTCTTCACGTATCAGTTCGACTTTCAGTCCCCTCTGGCAGAAGTGGGAGCAGGTCATTGCTTCGAGTTGCCCTTCGTGTTCGGCAACTTCGAAGACTGGGTCGACGCACCGATGCTGGAAGGAATCGACCTGACGGCCGCTCGCTCGCTATCGGCATGCATCCAGGCGTACGTACTGAACTTTGTCGAGTCGGGCGATCCGAATGGCGCGCACTTGCCGGATTGGCCGGCCTATGACCACTTGCAGGAGCGGCGGACCATGCGCTTCGCGGATGTGATTGAGACCGTTGCGAGCGATACGGAGAGAGGAGCGTATTGA
- a CDS encoding Outer membrane protein (porin): protein MGKEIGVGIGKDVKLLGGVGFLLLGCSSGAFAQSSVYISGFLGAGVGYTSNVGGHSSVSETNGVLRPNSFAIQGKEDLGDGLQALFYLGSLFSMSTGTVLGAPGSLFSRESYVGLSDQYGTLTFGQQRDFMFDMTVHGYAGGFSQGLWGAHQGPFPSFGVPYVIGGSYDFDRLNGEAVNNAVKFRSANFSGMTFGAMYGFGGVAGHFGNSSSSSFTVNYEFGSGGVGAAYTMAKSPTIDNGNDGIRNIGVGGKYLVAPVQLSVLGTISRNTGTGAQIDAVDATVSYDITPFWNFATTYTYMGGNHVLDSVHANQADATLTYRFSKRTAVYGTYVWQKASGKGALARINSTLTSPSSSDAQTMVGISIMHLF, encoded by the coding sequence ATGGGCAAGGAGATCGGCGTGGGAATTGGAAAAGACGTGAAGTTGTTGGGCGGTGTGGGTTTTCTACTGCTGGGATGTTCGTCTGGGGCATTCGCGCAAAGCAGTGTTTATATCTCGGGTTTTCTCGGCGCTGGGGTCGGTTACACGAGCAACGTCGGAGGCCACTCAAGCGTGTCTGAAACCAATGGGGTATTGCGTCCCAACTCGTTTGCAATACAGGGCAAAGAAGACCTGGGTGACGGTCTGCAGGCGCTCTTCTATCTGGGTTCGCTGTTTTCGATGAGTACAGGAACGGTCCTTGGAGCGCCCGGTAGCCTTTTCTCCCGAGAATCCTATGTTGGCCTGTCGGATCAATATGGCACCCTGACCTTTGGTCAGCAGCGCGACTTTATGTTCGACATGACAGTGCATGGGTACGCGGGCGGCTTCAGCCAGGGCCTCTGGGGTGCTCACCAGGGGCCGTTTCCGAGCTTCGGCGTGCCGTACGTGATTGGCGGATCTTACGACTTTGACCGGCTCAATGGGGAAGCCGTTAATAACGCGGTCAAGTTCAGGAGCGCGAATTTCAGCGGGATGACCTTCGGAGCGATGTACGGCTTTGGTGGCGTTGCCGGTCATTTCGGAAACTCCAGCTCATCGAGTTTCACCGTCAACTATGAGTTCGGTTCAGGTGGTGTGGGTGCCGCGTATACGATGGCAAAGTCGCCCACCATCGACAATGGTAATGATGGTATTCGGAACATCGGCGTAGGCGGGAAGTATCTGGTGGCGCCGGTTCAATTGTCGGTGCTGGGGACGATCTCTCGCAATACCGGAACCGGAGCGCAGATCGATGCCGTCGACGCGACCGTGAGTTACGACATCACGCCGTTCTGGAATTTCGCCACGACCTATACCTATATGGGTGGTAATCACGTGCTCGATAGCGTGCACGCAAACCAGGCGGATGCTACGCTGACTTACCGTTTCTCGAAGCGCACGGCGGTATACGGAACCTATGTTTGGCAGAAGGCGTCGGGTAAGGGCGCGCTCGCCCGCATCAACTCGACTTTAACGAGCCCATCGAGTTCCGACGCCCAGACGATGGTGGGTATCAGCATCATGCATCTGTTCTAA
- a CDS encoding Superinfection immunity protein produces the protein MLKVIEGAVFLGALMLYLAPAMIADAREREDAFAVTMVNILLGWTVIGWFAALIWARHPVSDRRMKHFARRAQRAVARVTIDAIVARAKSRAGSVPVLNPRLVPVVTRIAANRRYR, from the coding sequence ATGTTGAAGGTTATCGAAGGTGCGGTGTTTTTGGGTGCGCTGATGCTCTATCTGGCGCCCGCAATGATTGCAGACGCTAGAGAACGCGAAGACGCCTTCGCGGTGACCATGGTGAACATCCTGCTCGGGTGGACAGTTATCGGTTGGTTCGCAGCGCTGATATGGGCACGGCACCCGGTCAGTGACCGCCGTATGAAGCACTTCGCAAGGCGGGCACAACGCGCGGTCGCACGAGTCACCATTGATGCAATCGTTGCGCGAGCGAAAAGTCGTGCCGGCTCAGTTCCGGTGTTGAACCCCCGCTTGGTGCCAGTAGTCACGCGGATCGCAGCAAACCGTCGTTACCGCTAG
- a CDS encoding short chain dehydrogenase: MSLAGKTLFMSGGSRGIGLAIALRAARDGANVVIAAKTADADPRLEGTTHTAAAAIEAAGGKALPLVVDIRDESPSPLVTNCVCPRSTGATVTPALTALLIEPAVRASV; encoded by the coding sequence ATGAGCCTTGCTGGCAAGACACTATTCATGTCCGGCGGCAGTCGCGGCATCGGACTCGCGATTGCACTCAGAGCCGCACGCGACGGCGCGAATGTCGTGATTGCCGCAAAGACCGCCGACGCAGACCCGCGTCTCGAGGGTACGACTCACACGGCGGCTGCAGCTATTGAAGCTGCTGGTGGCAAGGCGCTCCCGCTGGTTGTGGATATTCGCGACGAATCTCCGTCGCCTCTTGTAACCAATTGTGTGTGTCCGCGATCAACGGGCGCAACGGTAACGCCTGCGCTCACAGCCCTACTCATAGAGCCGGCGGTCCGGGCAAGCGTATGA
- a CDS encoding DNA-binding transcriptional regulator, LysR family — protein sequence MDQLLAIRAFARVVEAGTFTKAADSLQIPLATVSKLVRTLEKHLGVKLLLRTTRRVTVTSDGAAYYEKTAALLQRLEDIDSSFQSAQGKPRGHLRVDIGGTFARLVVIPALPDFLAKYPDISIDFGVSDRQVDLISDNVDCVIRGGELNDLSLVARLIGNAPRVTCATPGYLEKHGVPRKPRDLETGHSIVNYISTRTGRPTPMYFARGKEKIELAVPHVIGVNESNAHFAAGLAGLGVIQTFLYTAQSHIEAGDIVPILEDWRPAPYPFYVVYPPNRYLSNRLRVFIDWIAEHFLA from the coding sequence TTGGACCAGTTACTCGCAATCCGGGCGTTTGCCCGTGTGGTAGAAGCCGGCACTTTCACGAAGGCGGCCGACTCGCTGCAGATTCCGTTGGCAACCGTGAGCAAGCTTGTGCGCACCCTCGAAAAGCACCTCGGCGTGAAGCTACTGCTTCGTACGACGCGACGGGTCACAGTAACCTCGGACGGAGCGGCTTACTATGAGAAAACGGCTGCGCTCCTCCAACGTTTGGAAGACATCGACTCAAGCTTCCAATCCGCGCAAGGTAAGCCGCGCGGTCACCTGCGTGTCGACATCGGCGGCACGTTTGCTCGCCTGGTCGTTATCCCCGCTCTTCCCGACTTTCTTGCGAAATATCCGGACATCAGCATTGACTTCGGAGTCAGCGACCGACAGGTCGACCTGATTAGCGACAACGTCGATTGTGTTATCCGTGGTGGCGAACTTAATGACCTCTCGCTGGTTGCCAGATTGATTGGCAACGCACCGAGGGTGACCTGCGCAACCCCCGGCTACCTTGAAAAGCACGGCGTGCCACGCAAACCTCGCGATTTGGAAACGGGCCATTCGATAGTGAATTACATATCGACACGAACCGGTCGACCGACGCCAATGTACTTCGCTCGCGGCAAAGAGAAAATCGAACTTGCTGTACCCCATGTCATAGGGGTGAACGAAAGCAACGCACACTTTGCGGCGGGTCTGGCGGGCCTCGGCGTTATTCAGACCTTCCTGTACACGGCGCAATCGCATATCGAAGCAGGTGACATCGTACCGATTCTTGAGGACTGGCGCCCTGCGCCCTATCCGTTCTACGTTGTGTATCCGCCCAATAGATATTTGAGCAACCGACTGAGAGTTTTCATCGACTGGATAGCAGAACACTTCCTCGCATGA
- a CDS encoding NAD(P)-dependent dehydrogenase, short-chain alcohol dehydrogenase family, which produces MTTRKLEGKVALVTGGTSGIGLASAQEFAAQGAKVFITGRRQAELDAAVAAIGDAAVGIRGDASNLDDLDRVYQEIAAKSGHLDVLFANAGGGDMLPLGSITEEQFDRIFSVNVKGVLFTVQKALPLLRDGSSVILMASTTSMKGTANFSVYSASKAAVRNFARSWLLDLKPRNIRVNAVSPGPVRTPGLGELVPAEHREGLFAHLSSIVPMGRLGEPSEVAKAVTFLASDDSSFVNGIELFVDGGTAQI; this is translated from the coding sequence ATGACGACGCGCAAACTTGAAGGCAAAGTAGCTTTGGTCACTGGCGGTACGAGCGGTATTGGTCTGGCATCCGCTCAGGAATTCGCGGCGCAAGGCGCGAAGGTGTTCATCACCGGCCGCCGGCAGGCAGAACTCGACGCAGCGGTCGCGGCGATTGGCGACGCCGCGGTAGGCATTCGCGGCGACGCTTCGAATCTGGATGACCTGGACCGCGTGTACCAGGAAATCGCGGCAAAGAGCGGTCACCTCGATGTCCTGTTTGCGAACGCCGGCGGCGGCGACATGCTCCCGCTCGGCTCCATCACCGAAGAGCAGTTCGACCGGATTTTTTCGGTGAACGTTAAGGGTGTGCTGTTCACCGTTCAGAAGGCGCTTCCACTTTTGCGCGATGGTAGCTCGGTAATTTTGATGGCATCGACGACGTCGATGAAGGGTACGGCCAATTTCAGCGTCTACAGCGCAAGCAAGGCCGCGGTGCGTAACTTCGCCCGCTCGTGGTTGCTCGACCTGAAACCCCGGAACATCCGCGTAAACGCAGTGAGCCCGGGACCGGTTCGCACGCCTGGCCTCGGTGAACTCGTTCCCGCAGAGCATCGGGAAGGCCTGTTCGCCCATCTGTCCTCGATAGTGCCGATGGGGCGTTTGGGCGAACCCTCCGAAGTCGCAAAGGCCGTCACATTCCTCGCATCTGACGACAGCAGCTTCGTGAACGGCATCGAACTGTTTGTCGATGGCGGTACCGCACAAATTTAA
- a CDS encoding citronellol/citronellal dehydrogenase: MSLAGKTLFMSGGSRGIGLAIALRAARDGANVVIAAKTADADPRLEGTIHTAAAAIEAAGGKALPLVVDIRDEERVQAAVAEAVALFGGIDILVNNASAIRLTGTLDTPVKRYDLMHGVNGRGTFVCAQACLPHLLNAANPHILTLSPPLVQDAKWFSDFPAYTIAKYTMSLFTLALAGEFKDRGVAVNSLWPRTAIATAAVRNEIGGKDMIAACRKPEIVADAAHYILTRPARACSGNFFLDDEVLLAAGVRDFAQYDVQAGAALQADFFVEALPGMLPADNMTKRASRNPLR, translated from the coding sequence ATGAGCCTTGCTGGCAAGACACTATTCATGTCCGGCGGCAGTCGTGGCATCGGACTCGCGATTGCACTCAGAGCCGCACGCGACGGCGCGAATGTCGTGATTGCCGCAAAGACCGCCGACGCAGACCCGCGTCTCGAGGGGACGATTCACACGGCGGCTGCAGCTATTGAAGCTGCTGGCGGCAAGGCGCTCCCGCTTGTTGTGGATATTCGCGACGAAGAACGCGTGCAAGCCGCCGTTGCCGAGGCCGTTGCGTTGTTCGGTGGCATCGATATTCTCGTGAACAATGCGAGCGCGATTCGACTGACGGGCACGCTTGACACACCCGTCAAACGGTACGACCTGATGCATGGGGTCAATGGCAGAGGCACGTTCGTGTGCGCGCAAGCGTGCCTGCCGCATCTCCTCAATGCGGCGAACCCGCACATCCTCACACTGTCCCCACCACTGGTCCAGGACGCGAAGTGGTTTAGCGACTTTCCGGCATACACCATTGCAAAATACACGATGAGCCTGTTCACGCTGGCGCTTGCCGGCGAGTTTAAAGATCGTGGTGTCGCCGTCAATTCACTATGGCCCCGAACAGCTATCGCGACCGCCGCTGTGCGAAATGAGATTGGCGGTAAGGACATGATTGCAGCGTGTCGCAAGCCTGAGATAGTCGCTGACGCGGCCCACTATATCCTGACGCGCCCAGCCAGGGCGTGTTCGGGAAACTTCTTCCTCGACGACGAAGTTCTGCTGGCAGCCGGGGTGCGCGACTTTGCACAGTACGACGTGCAGGCAGGGGCCGCGTTGCAAGCGGATTTCTTTGTTGAGGCGTTGCCGGGCATGTTGCCGGCGGACAATATGACGAAGCGGGCGTCCCGCAACCCACTCCGCTAG
- a CDS encoding Predicted oxidoreductase encodes MDYRYLGRSALKVSPLCLGAMMFGGETDETTSKRIIDKAFDQGVNFIDTADVYHAGRSEEIVGRAIAERRDSWVIATKFGYPTTQGPNEQGQSRKWIIQSVEASLKRLGTDYIDILYFHRALLDAPLEEGVRAIGDLIRQGKVRYFGMSNFRGWRIAEIVRLADQLGIDRPVASEPLYNMVDRTAEVEQLPAAAHYGIGVVPYSPLARGVLTGKYALDGAPPPDSRAGRGDKRIQQTEWRPESLAIAQQVAAHAQARGTTSIAFALAWVLKNKLVSSTIAGPRTEAHWDSYVQALNVQLGPEDEKFVDSLVPPGHASTPGYTDPGYPIEGRRV; translated from the coding sequence ATGGATTATCGATATCTGGGCCGTAGCGCCCTCAAGGTTTCGCCCTTGTGTCTCGGCGCGATGATGTTCGGTGGAGAAACGGACGAAACCACGTCGAAGCGAATCATCGATAAGGCGTTCGATCAGGGGGTCAATTTCATCGACACGGCGGATGTTTACCACGCCGGCCGTTCCGAGGAAATCGTCGGCCGAGCGATTGCCGAGCGGCGCGACAGTTGGGTGATCGCCACGAAGTTTGGCTATCCGACGACTCAGGGTCCGAACGAACAAGGCCAGTCGCGCAAGTGGATCATCCAGTCAGTCGAAGCCAGCCTCAAACGCCTGGGCACGGACTACATCGATATCCTCTACTTCCATCGCGCGCTGCTCGACGCACCGCTCGAAGAAGGTGTCCGCGCGATTGGCGATTTGATTCGCCAGGGTAAGGTTCGTTACTTCGGTATGTCCAACTTCCGCGGCTGGCGCATTGCCGAAATCGTGCGTCTTGCTGACCAACTCGGCATCGATCGGCCGGTTGCAAGCGAGCCGCTCTACAACATGGTGGATCGTACCGCCGAGGTCGAGCAACTGCCCGCGGCCGCACATTACGGCATCGGCGTCGTGCCGTATAGCCCGCTGGCTCGCGGTGTGCTGACCGGCAAATACGCACTGGATGGTGCGCCACCGCCGGATTCGCGCGCAGGGCGCGGCGACAAGCGCATCCAGCAAACGGAATGGCGGCCTGAATCGCTGGCGATCGCGCAACAGGTTGCCGCCCACGCCCAGGCACGCGGGACAACTTCGATCGCCTTCGCCTTGGCGTGGGTGCTCAAGAACAAACTCGTCAGCTCGACTATCGCCGGTCCTCGCACAGAGGCTCATTGGGACAGCTACGTTCAGGCGCTGAACGTGCAACTGGGACCCGAAGACGAGAAGTTCGTAGACAGTCTGGTGCCGCCCGGCCACGCATCGACCCCGGGCTATACGGATCCGGGATATCCGATCGAAGGTCGCCGCGTATAG